The following DNA comes from Pseudomonadota bacterium.
CTGCTGCAGGTGCTGGACGACGGTCGCCTGACCGACGGCCAGGGCCGCCATGTGGACTTCCGAAACGCGGTTATCATTCTGACATCGAACGTGGGCTCGCAGCATATCATCGGCATCGATGACGAGACCGAGGCGGCCCAGGCCGCGCTTGCTGATCTACGCAATGCCTTCCGCCCCGAGTTCCTGAACCGAGTGGACGAGATCGTGGTCTTTCGTCGTCTAGGAAGGGCCGAGCTCAGAAGCATCGTGGACATCCAGCTGCGCCGTTTTGGGCAGCGGCTCAAGTCACGCGAGCTGCAACTCGAGGTGAGCGACGCAGCCAAGAACGCACTCGGCGAGCTCGGCTACGATCCGACCTTCGGCGCGAGACCGCTCAAGCGTGTGATCCAGCGTCGTTTGGAAAACCCGCTCGCCGAACGCATTCTGGCGGATGAGTTTCAGGCCGGCGACCGCGTGGTGGTGAACCTCGGGGCTCAGCGCGAGCTCACCCTCGAGCGCCTGGCTGCGGAGCCGACCACCCCGTTGCTGACCGACGCGGGCTAGCGAGCCAGCCAGATGCCGGTGCAACGTAGGGGAGGTTCTTCAATGATTTCGGTAGCCGGATAGCTGGGCGGCTGGGCGGCGGTTCGAAGCCGCGCCTTTCTTGGGGTGCTATCGTGGGGCCGTACTTGCCAGCCAGCTGGTTTCGGCTATGGTTGCCCGCCCACCTGGCTGGAACCGAGGGTATGCTGGGAGACACTGTTCAATGCAGGCCCGTAGAAGTCGTCGTTGGCGACCGTGGGCTTGAACGCGCCATCAAACACTTGAAGCGGAAGATGGCCAACGAGGGCATCTTGCGCGAGCTCAAGCGCCGAAGGCACTACATGAAGCCGTCGGTGCGCAGGCGAAAGAAGGAAGCCGAGGCCGCCAGGCGGCGGCGCAAGCGGCTCAGGCAGCTCGAGGCCCGTTGACCGGGCATGCTGCTCGATC
Coding sequences within:
- the rpsU gene encoding 30S ribosomal protein S21; translation: MLGDTVQCRPVEVVVGDRGLERAIKHLKRKMANEGILRELKRRRHYMKPSVRRRKKEAEAARRRRKRLRQLEAR